A genomic window from Pocillopora verrucosa isolate sample1 chromosome 7, ASM3666991v2, whole genome shotgun sequence includes:
- the LOC131792089 gene encoding alpha-soluble NSF attachment protein, which yields MSNEEKAIELITQAEKKVKSSQGFLGGLFGGTSKLEDATEMYISAGNMFKMAQKWSAAGKAFMEAAKLQINLQSKHEAGQRYVDAGNCFKKTDVEEAVRAFEMAINIYTDMGRFTMAAKHHITVAEMYESNAVDLEKAIFHYEQAAQYYRGEESTSSANKCLLKVATFSAQMEEYGKAIEIYEQVAADAIESSLLKYSAKEYFFKAALCQMCIDVVEAQRAVGKYCNMYPAFEDTRECKLLKNLLVAQEEQNAESFTEAVKEYDSISRIDQWLTTMLLRIKKGMNEEPDLT from the exons ATGTCTAACGAAGAGAAAGCAATCGAGCTTATTACTCAGGCTGAGAAGAAAGTGAAATCGTCACAGGGTTTTTTGGGTGGATTATTTGG GGGTACTTCAAAGCTCGAAGACGCCACGGAGATGTATATTAGTGCTGGCAACATGTTTAAAATGGCACAAAAATGGAGTG CTGCTGGGAAAGCATTTATGGAGGCAGCCAAACTACAAATCAATTTACAGTCCAAACATGAGGCAGGTCAGCGTTATGTTGATGCTGGgaactgttttaagaaaacagATGTAGAAG AGGCTGTAAGAGCTTTTGAAATGGCTATCAACATTTATACTGACATG GGTCGTTTTACAATGGCTGCAAAACACCACATTACAGTAGCTGAGATGTATGAGAGCAATGCTGTTGACTTGGAAAAG gctATATTCCACTATGAACAAGCTGCACAGTATTACAGAGGTGAAGAATCAACCAG CTCAGCAAACAAGTGCTTACTGAAAGTTGCAACATTTTCAGCCCAGATGGAGGAATATGGAAAGGCTATTGAGATTTATGAACAG GTTGCTGCTGATGCCATTGAAAGTTCACTGCTGAAATATAGTGCCAAAGAGTACTTCTTTAAGGCAGCTCTGTGTCAAATGTGTATTGATGTTGTGGAGGCTCAGAGGGCAGTGGGAAAATACTGCAATATGTACCCAGCATTTGAGGACACAAGAGAATGTAAACTGTTGAAG AATCTCCTTGTTGCCCAAGAAGAGCAAAATGCAGAGTCCTTCACTGAAGCT GTCAAAGAATATGATAGTATATCAAGAATAGATCAGTGGCTGACTACAATGCTTTTACGAATCAAAAAAGGAATGAACGAGGAGCCAGATCTCACTTAA